From the genome of Rathayibacter sp. VKM Ac-2804:
CCGCCAGCACGTCGAGCGATGCGAGCGAGACCGCCGTGTCCGCGGTCGCCGCCCGGGCCACGAGGTGCGGACCGGTCCGGGCGGAGTACGGGTCGAGCGTCACCAGGGCGTCGCCGCCGATCACCGCGCCGCGCTCGGGCAGGTGCAGCGAGACGTGCCCGTCGGTGTGCCCGGGCGTCGCGAGCACGACGGGCGAGCCGGGCACATCGAGGACGGCACCCGATTCTAGGGCGGTCGTGCCGGTGAGCGGAGGGACCCGCAGCGCGCCCGCCCGCGCCATCGCGCCCAGCACCGGGACGGCCGACGGGTGGCGCAGCGGGTACAGCAGCGGCGTGCGCTGCCGGCGGTAGGAGTAGGGGTGCGCGGCGAGCCGGGCGTCGGCGGGGTGCAGCCACACCGGCACGCCGCGCTCGCGCAGCCGCCGCGCGAAGCCGAGGTGGTCGAAGTGCGCGTGCGTGAGCACCAGAGCGTCGATGTCGGCGAGCCCGCGGCCGAGGGCGTGCAGCGTCCGGAGGAGGTGCGGCCAGGTCCCGGGCAGCCCCGCGTCGACGACGGTCAGCCGCCCGCCCTCCTCCAGCAGGAACAGGTTGGTGAACGCGTGCTCGAGCCGGTGCACCCCCTCCACCTCGTGCCGGTGGAGGCTCGGGCCCCCGCGCCGCCGTCCGCCCGTGTACGCGCTCATGCCGCCTCCTGCTCGTCTCCGCCCGGGCGCTCACCCGGGTCCGACGACGGTAGGACGCCCCGCCCCGCGAGCATCAGGGCGTTGACAGCCCCTGCCGATCGAGTGGCCCGCGCGGCGGGCGCATCGAGATCACCGGCGCCGGAACGAACCGGGACCCCGGGCGCACGGCGCGCCAGGGGCGGCGTCGTCCTGGCCATCGGCTCGACAGTGGTCGGCGGGCGATCTATGATCGTCGGTGCAGACCCCCCCGCACACGTGGATAAGGGGGTCTCGCTGTTTAAGTCCGCCTCCCGCGGCACCTGCTACACCTCGCACGGCGCCCTCGACGGATCACGCTCGCTCAGGTGATCGCTGTACCAGCTCCACGCGAACCGGTTGCGGGGGTGCCGCTCGATGTGGGCGTACGCGGACCAGGCGACGAGGTCCGCCATCTGAACGAGCTGGGACGCGCGGGAGTCCAGATGGATCGCATCCTCGATGACTCGGCGTTCCGAGAGCTTCAGGTTCCGATGGGTCGACCGATAGCTCGGGTCACTGCCGTTCCCGTCCATCACGATGATGCCGAGGGACTGCTCGGCGGCGAGCTCTCGTTCCACCCGGGTGACGAGTGCCGCGTAGGTGTCCTGCCGCGTGCGGGCGATGTCCTGCGCCCGGCCTCTCCGCCAGACGGCTCCGACCCGGAGTCCTTCGATCGATCGGAGGGTCTGCAGGCACTCGACGGCGACCTCGCGGCCGAAGTCCTTCCAGTACTCCGCGCCCGAGTGGACGTGCCTCTCCGGGATCCGCTTCGAGATGCGGCCCCGCCCGTTGACGTACTCGGTCGTGTGCAGCTCCTGCACGTGGGGGATCCCGAACTCCCGCCACAGCCGCTTGCGCAGGTCGAGCCAGGTGCGGAGGACTCCGGCCCAGTGGTCGGGAGCGAACTCGATCCAGCCGTAGACGACGAGCCCCGAGGCGGGATGGCCCGAGTCGTCCACGTACATCATCCGATCGAGACGCCCAGGCATCACGCAACCCTAGGCAGCCCCATCGCTTCGGCGGCCCCGAGGCGGGAGCGTCGGCGCCGGATGTCGGGAGGGGGACGGAGCGGACTGACGCGATGCGCTGCGCGGGATGTGGTCGACTCGGAGGAGGCACGATCCCGCGCGCTGCGCGGATCGCAGGAAGGGGGAGACGTGACGGAGTCGACGCGCGCCGGGGGTGCGCCCGCGACCGCCCTGCTGCTGCGGGGGGACGGGCGGTACGCCGATCCGTGGCATTCCTTCGGGGAGACGGCGGCGGCGCTCGCCCGCCTGCTCGCGGCGCGCGGGTGCGAGGTGGAGGTGCGCGGCGACGTCGACCGGGCGCTCGCCGACCTCGGGGCCGGGCGGGTCCCGCTGCCGGGGCTGCTCGTCGTCGACGTCGGGCAGCCGCGGGACGGCGGGGCGAGCCCGCTCGCCGAGGGCGCGGCGGCGCTCGCGCTGCTCGACCGGGCGGCGGTGCCGGTGCTCGGGGTGCACGTCAGCGCGACGAGCTTCGGCGACTCGCCGGAGTGGGCGGCGCTCCTCGGTGGGCGCTGGGTGCGGGGGAGGACGATGCATCCGGAGTACGGACGTGCGAGCGTCGCGATCGAGGCCGGCCATCCGATCAGCAACGGGCTGGACGACTTCGAGGTGGACGACGAGCGCTACTCCTGGCTCGAGGTCGCGCCGGCCGCGCGGATCCTCGCGACGCACGAACACGAGGGGGAGCGGCACCCGATCGCCTGGGCCCTCGCGCGCGAGGGCGGCGGCCGCACCGTGTACGACGCGCTCGGGCACGACGCGGCGTCCTACTCCTCGGCGGGACACCTGCGGCTGCTCGGGCGGGCGCTCGACTGGCTCGGGGTCTGACCGCCGGAATCCGTCGGCCCGCCCGCGTGCCTCAGCGCCCGCCCGCCTCCTCGTCCGCGAGCCGCTGCAGGAAGCGCTCCGACGCCGACGACATCTCGGCCGGGACGTCGAGCGCGGTGAGGTACTCGACGACGGACGCCATCTCGTGGCTGCGGCGGACGGCGTGCTTGCGGCTGCCGGTCTCGTAGCGCTCGATCTTCGCCTCGACGTCACCCGACAGCTGCGCGGCGATCTGCTCGCGCACCCACGGCTCGCAGCCGGCGGCGCGGCCGGCGGTGACGGCCTCGACGACGACCGCCGCGAGGCTCTTCATCAGGACGCTGCGCAGGAGCTTGCGCGAGGTCGCGACGCCGGCCGGGCCGTCGATCCGCTCGACCTCGGCGCCGAGCGCCGACAGCCAGGCCTCGACGTCGGCCGCCGCGGCGCCGCTGACGATGGTCTCGGTCCGCGCGCCCTTCGCGGGCACCGGGCCGAGGATCGCGACGTCGGCGAAGCGGGCGCCCGCGGCGTCGATCACTCGCTCGACCGCCTCCATCGTGGCGGGGGAGGCGGTGGTGAAGTCGGCGTAGACGGCGCCGGTGCGCAGGTGCGGGGCGGCGTCGGCCGCGATCCGCTCGCTCAGCGACGCCGCCGTCAGCACGACGACGAGGTCGGCGGAGGAGACGGCGCTCGCCAGGTCCGCCGTCCGCTCCACCCCCTCGGGAGTGCCGGGCGCGGCCGGGTCGTAGCCCGCCACCGTGTCGCCGTGGGCGGCGGCGGCCGCCGCGTAGAGGGCTCCGGCCTCGCCGAGTCCGATGAATCCGATGCGCATCGCGCGTCCTTCCTTCGCCGGACGCTCGTGCGCTCCGGCTGATCAGCGCTGGAGGGCGTTCGCCGCTCGGCGCAGTTCTGGCACCTGCGCCTCGAGGTGGGCGCGGGAGGTGGTCTCGAGGGGGCCCGAGGCCGAGATCGCGGCGATCACGTCACCGGAGGCGCCCGGCAGGGGCACGCTCACGGCGGCGACGCCGGTCTCGCGTTCGTTGATGGAGATGTGGAAGCCGTCGCGGCGGACCTGCTCGAGCTGCTCGCGCAGCTCCCGGACCGTGATCCGCTCGCCGGCCGCGGTGTCGGTGTCGCCGAGCCCCTCGAGGATCCGGTCGCGCTCGTCCTCCGGCAGGGCGGCCAGGATGTTCTTCCCGGCGCCCACGTGCAGCGGGAGTCGCCGGCCGAGCGGGAGCTGGTAGCGCAGCGGGTCCTGCCCGTCGACGCGGACCGTGAGGATCCGGGAGTCGCCGATCCGCGCGTAGAGCGAGGCGGTCAGACCGGTGCTGCCGGCCAGCTGCTGCAGCACCGGTCGAGCCCGGGCGATCAGAGGGTCGGTGGCGAGGTAGCTGTGCCCCATCCCGAGCGCCGCCGGCCCCAGCCGGTAGAGCCCGTTCTCGGTGGCGACGAGACCGCGGTGCTGCAGCGAGCCGAGGATCCGCAGCACGGTCGCGTTCTGCAGGCCCGAGCCGCGGCTGAGCTCCACCAGCCGCAGCGGGGCGTGGCTGCGCTCGAGGAGCTCGAGCAGGTCGAGCGCGCGGTCGACGCTGCGCACGGTCGAGGCGGACGCGTCCGCGGGAGTCTGGGCCATGGCCACCATTGTCCCGGGCGGCGCTGCCGTCCCCGTCCCCGGTCACGGCCCCGCCAGGATGCTCTTCCGGGTCGCGGTCTCGGTGGCGTGCTTGGCCTCCGCCCGCTCCAGCACGGCCTCGGCCTCGCGGCGCGGGACGACCGCGAGGCCGTCCGAGTCGCCGAGGACGAGGTCGCCGGGGGAGACCACGACCGAGCCGATCGCGACGGGCACGCCGATCCGGAACGGCCCGTTCTTGTAGGGGCCGGCCGGGCTGACCGCGCGGGCGAAGGCCGGGAAGCCCATCTCCTCCAGGTCGTCGACGTCGCGCAGGGCCCCGTCGATCACGATGCCGATGCAGCCGACCTTGCGCAGCCGCTCGCCGATCAGCTCGCCGACGAGCGCGCGGTCCTGCACGCCGTGGCCGTTGACGACGAGCACGTCGCCCGGGCTGAGCCGGCCGATCGCCTCGTGGATGCCGGCGTTGTCGCCGCCGGCGACCTCCACCGTGAAGGCGGGGCCGGCCAGGCGGGCGCCGCGCCAGACGGGGCGGATCGCGGCGTCGACGACGCCGAGGCGGTCCATCGAGTCGCCGACGTTGGCGACGGGGAGGGCGGCGAAGCGCTCGAGGAGGGATCTGTCGGTCATGTCGTTCTCGTTCCGTGTCGAGGGGGCGCCGCCTAGTCGGCGGGCTTCCAGCCGTGGGCGTAGGAGAGGAGGAGCGTCCAGATGCCGAGCACGCCGGCGACGCCGAACGTCCACGGGCTGAGCGCGGCGGAGGCGCCGGAGATCAGCCCGCCGTTCACGACGATCAGGCCGGCGATCTGCAGCAGGACGAGGATCGTGCCGAGCACGAGCATCGTGACGAGGAGGACCACGAAGACGGTGGTCATCACGGAGATGACGCGCTGACGGCCGGGGCCGTGCGGGGAGTCGCGGGGGGCGGTTTGTTCGGACATCAGTGTCTCCAGGACGAGGGCGGGAAAACGGTGGCGGGGCGGACGCGGGCGCGGGCGCGGGCGCGGGCGGGCATCAGTGCGGCACCGGCAGCCAGCCCGGCCCGATGAGGGCGGCGATGAGCAGGATCGGGAGGACGTAGAGCACGATCAGCGGGACGAACGTCTTCACCGGGTTCACCTGCGCGATGCCGGTCGCGATGTAGATCGCGGAGGCACCGGGCGGGGAGGCGCCCTCGGTCGAGGCGGCGACGAGGACGACGCACGCGGCGAGCACCGGATCGACGCCCGAGGCGACGAGGACGCTGAAGCCGATGCCGCCGATCGTGGCGATGGTCGCGGTCGAGCTCAGCGGCCCGGCGACCAGGACGACCATCACGGCGACGATCACCGACATCACGACGGGCGAGGCGTTCAGCCCGTTGAGCACGCTGGAGAGCTGCTCGGCCAGGCCGAGCTCGGTGAGCACGGCACCGCCGGCGAAGGCGAAGACCAGGGTGGCGCCGATGTCGCGGTAGCGGGGCGCCGTCTTCGCGACGAAGCCGTACCACTCCCGGCCCGACTTCGGCAGGCCGCGCCAGCCCAGCGCGGCGGCGAAGAGGCCGAGCAGCACGGGGATCCAGACGATGATGCTGACCGTGTCCATGACGTCCGCGCCGAGCACGCCGATCAGTGCCTCGCCGGTGGGGCCGAGAGTGACGACCACGGGGATGACGATGCCGAGGAAGACGAGCAGCGAGGTCCAGCCGCGGCGGAACGACTTCGCGAACGGCAGGATGTCGGCGGCGGCGACGCGGCCGATCTTGTACTTGCGGACGAAGTAGAAGACGACGATCAGGCGCCAGAGGATGCACCAGGCGGCGGCGGCGAACATCGCGAGCAGCAGCTGGTCGATCGAGATGTACGGCGCGACCGTGGCGGTGCCGATCAGGATGAAGAACGAGGCGCTCGGCGGGATCACGGTGCCGTTGCCCGCGTTCCCGGCGATCAGCGTCGCGGCCACGTGCGGCGGCCAGTTCGAGCGCTTCATCCACGGGATCGCGACCGAGCCCATGGTCGCCGCGTTCGCGGATCCGGAGTGCGCGACCGCGCCGAACAGCGCCGAGCCGACGGTGGCGACGTAGCCCGCCCCGCCACGGAGGCGGCCGAGCAGCGAGTTCAGCAGGTCGACCTGCCGGTCGATGACCCCGGTGGAGGCGAGCAGGAAGCCGATGAAGGTGAAGGCCAGCGCGGCGAACACGATCTCCTGGTCGAAGGCGGCCTGCATGCCGACCAGCACCAGGCGGAGGAAGTCGCCGCCGCCGAAGGCGCAGACGACCAGGAAGCCGACCACCATGGCCTCGCCGATGCCGCGCTTGAGCGCGACGCTCCAGATCACGATGACCGCGATGTACGCGATGAGGGCCCAGACAGCCAACCCCATGGAGTGTTCCTTCCGCTCGTCGTTGAGGGATGCGGAGTTCACTAGGTGAACTCAAAGTTCGTTTTGACGAGTATGGAGGGTCGGTGCGGGAGGGGTCAAGTCGGACGGGTGGTGCACTTCGCCTCCGGCACCCGGGCGATGAATGCGAAGACCGACGCCTCCTTCGACGGCAAGGGCCAAGAGCTGCTGTCCGATCTGCTGCTCGCGGCCGCGGCCGGGAATCGGCCGATCAGCGACGTGCTGCTCTGGCTGACCTCCGTCGAGGACGAGACGCCCGTCGAGCTCCTGCACGACACCGGCTACCCGACGAACGCGCGAGCGGTCCGCGGCATCATGAACACCGCCGACAAGGCCCGGGACGGGATCTACTCGACCGCGCAGGGCATGGCCGTGTGCTTGAAGAGCGCCGCGACCGCCGAATGGGTGAACGCCCGCCCGAACGACACCCGCCCGCAGTTCGTCCCCGAGACGTTCGTCACGTCGACCCAGACGCTGTCCTCGCTGTCGCAGGAGGGCGCCGGCACCGCCGGCCCGCTCGTCACCGCCCTGACCGCCGCGACCATCGAGGCCGCGGAGGAACACGCCGCGCGTTCACGCGGAGGCCGCCTCGCAACGCCGCTCGTCGCCGTTCTCGATGAGGCCGCGAGCGTCTGCCGGTGGAAGGACCTCCCCGACCTGTACTCGCACTACGGCTCCCGCGGAATCCCGATCATGGCCGTGTTCCAGTCCTGGTCCCAGGGCGTCGGCGTGTTCGGCAAGGAGGGCATGCTCAAGCTCTGGTCCGCCGCGAACGTGAAGCTCTACGCGGGCGGAGTCGCGGAAGACGAATTCCTGCGCACCCTCTCCGAGCTGATCGGCACCTACGACAAGGAGACCACCTCCGCCAGCTACAACAAGGGCGTCCGCTCCACCACCTCAGCGCTGCGCCGAGAAAAGATCCTCGAAGTCGCGGACCTCACCAGCATGGGCCGCGGACGCGCGATCATGCTCTCCTCCGGCTCCCGTGCGGCCCTGGTCGACACGGTGCCCTGGTACAACGGCCCGAAGGAGCAGGTCGCCGCGATTAACGCCTCCATCGCCGCGCACGATGCGAGCAGCGGACCGGCGAACGCCGCGCCGGTGTCGCCCGTCGTGACGGTGATGCCCCCGCTCGAGGCGCAGCCGGCGGCGGAGCTCGACGTGGAGCAGGGCTCGGAGAACCGGAGCGCGTGATGAGCGACGAGGACGTGTTCGACGTCGAGCCGGATCCGTTCTCGGCGCCCGCTCGAGTGGTCGACGTGCGACCGGAGCCGGCGCAGGCGGCGGAGGACGAAGTGCCACCGACGTACTTCGGCTCGGCCGACGAGTGGGTGCGGAAGTTCCTCCTGCCCCCCTACCGGCGCCGCGTGACGGCCAAGGGCCAGAACGGCGGAGAGCGGTGGGCAGCCCAGTGGTGGGGCTGCGTGGAGGCGCTGACCCGCATCGAAGCGCTCTGGCGGATGTGGGAGGAAGTTCGCACGAGTCCTGCGGATCTGAGCGCCTACTGGATCAGCCACCTCGACATACACATGAAGGTGCTGCTCTCACACACGGGTCCGTTCGCGACGTCGATGGATGAAAACCGGGCCGGCGACATGCTGCCGTACACCGCACCCCCTATTGGAATGTTCCCACCGGACCAGCTGGGCTGAACGCAGCTCTTGAGACAAGGTGCCAAGCCGCTCCTCGTCAGCATCCGACCATCGCCAGCGCGTATCGATCGCCGGGACCCAGCCCGCCGATGTGTGCCGCATCTACTGTCGGCGCCATAATTTCTGGCCTTTCCGCGGCCGTGTGGCCCAGCCCCAGCGCGTGGCCGAGCTCATGGAGGAGTACGTGTCTGCCGGTTGAGCTCGCGGGGTCGGCCGTGGCGTCGTCGTTGCGGACGAGGATCTGTGCACTGTCGATGATGCCGTTTCCGGACCATTGGGCCCGCGCGACACCGAGGGTGGTCGGCCCGGGGAAAGACATCCCGTCCACCGAGGCGTCGAGGGCGCTGAACCGGAGAGTGATGTCTGCGGAGTCGTCGGTCGCGATGACCAGGTCGAGTCCGGTCGCCTCTCGGAGGACGCTGACCACCTCGTCGAGGGCAGCAGCGGTTGCGGGAGGCACCTGACCGATGGACCCGATCTCGATCCTCGCCTCGCAGGACCAGCGGACGGGTTGACCGTCGACGCGACCGCTGAAGGAGTAGTCGGTTCCTTCGACGACAGTGCTCGCTTCAGGTACTGGAAGCCGCGGCGCCGGAGAGGAAGCGCGGTCGGGCGTCGGCGGGCGTGCGGACGAGGGTGGCGAGATCGAGATCCAGGCCGCCATCGCGAGCGCCAAGCCGAGGAAGACGGCAGTCAACGCGCGCCCGTGAGGAGGGCCGCTACGTGGGCGCCGCGTCCGTCTCGGCCGCCGCTGGCTCGTGGTCCGACGGACCGAGCCGTGTCGGGATCGACGTCGCACTGTTCGAGTCCTTCCGCCCGTGGAACGGCGGCGTATGGGGTGGCGGGGGATGGTGCGCACGGTGGTCCTCTCGGTGGTATCGGGCTTGGGGGTCTTCACGGACCAGATGCACGAGGGCCGCACGCCGAGGGGTCTCGGCGTGCGGCCCTCGTGTCGGGGCGTCAGCTCTTGCGGGCGGCTGCCCACGGGTGGGCGGGCGTGTCCAGGAACCGCTTGTGGTGTGCCTGGCGCAGCTTCTCGAGGGCGGCGAGCCTGTCGAGGCGGTCGATCAAGGGGCTCAGGTCGACGCTGCGCGCGCCGGGGATGCTGACCTTGATAGAGCCGCCGATGATCTGCCCGGTC
Proteins encoded in this window:
- a CDS encoding IclR family transcriptional regulator; amino-acid sequence: MAQTPADASASTVRSVDRALDLLELLERSHAPLRLVELSRGSGLQNATVLRILGSLQHRGLVATENGLYRLGPAALGMGHSYLATDPLIARARPVLQQLAGSTGLTASLYARIGDSRILTVRVDGQDPLRYQLPLGRRLPLHVGAGKNILAALPEDERDRILEGLGDTDTAAGERITVRELREQLEQVRRDGFHISINERETGVAAVSVPLPGASGDVIAAISASGPLETTSRAHLEAQVPELRRAANALQR
- a CDS encoding NAD(P)-binding domain-containing protein: MRIGFIGLGEAGALYAAAAAAHGDTVAGYDPAAPGTPEGVERTADLASAVSSADLVVVLTAASLSERIAADAAPHLRTGAVYADFTTASPATMEAVERVIDAAGARFADVAILGPVPAKGARTETIVSGAAAADVEAWLSALGAEVERIDGPAGVATSRKLLRSVLMKSLAAVVVEAVTAGRAAGCEPWVREQIAAQLSGDVEAKIERYETGSRKHAVRRSHEMASVVEYLTALDVPAEMSSASERFLQRLADEEAGGR
- a CDS encoding matrixin family metalloprotease, whose protein sequence is MTAVFLGLALAMAAWISISPPSSARPPTPDRASSPAPRLPVPEASTVVEGTDYSFSGRVDGQPVRWSCEARIEIGSIGQVPPATAAALDEVVSVLREATGLDLVIATDDSADITLRFSALDASVDGMSFPGPTTLGVARAQWSGNGIIDSAQILVRNDDATADPASSTGRHVLLHELGHALGLGHTAAERPEIMAPTVDAAHIGGLGPGDRYALAMVGC
- a CDS encoding ThuA domain-containing protein, with protein sequence MTESTRAGGAPATALLLRGDGRYADPWHSFGETAAALARLLAARGCEVEVRGDVDRALADLGAGRVPLPGLLVVDVGQPRDGGASPLAEGAAALALLDRAAVPVLGVHVSATSFGDSPEWAALLGGRWVRGRTMHPEYGRASVAIEAGHPISNGLDDFEVDDERYSWLEVAPAARILATHEHEGERHPIAWALAREGGGRTVYDALGHDAASYSSAGHLRLLGRALDWLGV
- a CDS encoding methyltransferase, with amino-acid sequence MTDRSLLERFAALPVANVGDSMDRLGVVDAAIRPVWRGARLAGPAFTVEVAGGDNAGIHEAIGRLSPGDVLVVNGHGVQDRALVGELIGERLRKVGCIGIVIDGALRDVDDLEEMGFPAFARAVSPAGPYKNGPFRIGVPVAIGSVVVSPGDLVLGDSDGLAVVPRREAEAVLERAEAKHATETATRKSILAGP
- a CDS encoding MBL fold metallo-hydrolase, which codes for MSAYTGGRRRGGPSLHRHEVEGVHRLEHAFTNLFLLEEGGRLTVVDAGLPGTWPHLLRTLHALGRGLADIDALVLTHAHFDHLGFARRLRERGVPVWLHPADARLAAHPYSYRRQRTPLLYPLRHPSAVPVLGAMARAGALRVPPLTGTTALESGAVLDVPGSPVVLATPGHTDGHVSLHLPERGAVIGGDALVTLDPYSARTGPHLVARAATADTAVSLASLDVLAATGAAVLLPGHGVPWRSGVAQAADVAARRPIA
- a CDS encoding TRAP transporter large permease subunit translates to MGLAVWALIAYIAVIVIWSVALKRGIGEAMVVGFLVVCAFGGGDFLRLVLVGMQAAFDQEIVFAALAFTFIGFLLASTGVIDRQVDLLNSLLGRLRGGAGYVATVGSALFGAVAHSGSANAATMGSVAIPWMKRSNWPPHVAATLIAGNAGNGTVIPPSASFFILIGTATVAPYISIDQLLLAMFAAAAWCILWRLIVVFYFVRKYKIGRVAAADILPFAKSFRRGWTSLLVFLGIVIPVVVTLGPTGEALIGVLGADVMDTVSIIVWIPVLLGLFAAALGWRGLPKSGREWYGFVAKTAPRYRDIGATLVFAFAGGAVLTELGLAEQLSSVLNGLNASPVVMSVIVAVMVVLVAGPLSSTATIATIGGIGFSVLVASGVDPVLAACVVLVAASTEGASPPGASAIYIATGIAQVNPVKTFVPLIVLYVLPILLIAALIGPGWLPVPH
- a CDS encoding TraM recognition domain-containing protein — encoded protein: MVHFASGTRAMNAKTDASFDGKGQELLSDLLLAAAAGNRPISDVLLWLTSVEDETPVELLHDTGYPTNARAVRGIMNTADKARDGIYSTAQGMAVCLKSAATAEWVNARPNDTRPQFVPETFVTSTQTLSSLSQEGAGTAGPLVTALTAATIEAAEEHAARSRGGRLATPLVAVLDEAASVCRWKDLPDLYSHYGSRGIPIMAVFQSWSQGVGVFGKEGMLKLWSAANVKLYAGGVAEDEFLRTLSELIGTYDKETTSASYNKGVRSTTSALRREKILEVADLTSMGRGRAIMLSSGSRAALVDTVPWYNGPKEQVAAINASIAAHDASSGPANAAPVSPVVTVMPPLEAQPAAELDVEQGSENRSA
- a CDS encoding DUF4913 domain-containing protein, coding for MSDEDVFDVEPDPFSAPARVVDVRPEPAQAAEDEVPPTYFGSADEWVRKFLLPPYRRRVTAKGQNGGERWAAQWWGCVEALTRIEALWRMWEEVRTSPADLSAYWISHLDIHMKVLLSHTGPFATSMDENRAGDMLPYTAPPIGMFPPDQLG
- a CDS encoding DUF3800 domain-containing protein, with the protein product MPGRLDRMMYVDDSGHPASGLVVYGWIEFAPDHWAGVLRTWLDLRKRLWREFGIPHVQELHTTEYVNGRGRISKRIPERHVHSGAEYWKDFGREVAVECLQTLRSIEGLRVGAVWRRGRAQDIARTRQDTYAALVTRVERELAAEQSLGIIVMDGNGSDPSYRSTHRNLKLSERRVIEDAIHLDSRASQLVQMADLVAWSAYAHIERHPRNRFAWSWYSDHLSERDPSRAPCEV